Proteins from a single region of Ananas comosus cultivar F153 linkage group 3, ASM154086v1, whole genome shotgun sequence:
- the LOC109707112 gene encoding LOW QUALITY PROTEIN: probable aspartyl protease At4g16563 (The sequence of the model RefSeq protein was modified relative to this genomic sequence to represent the inferred CDS: inserted 5 bases in 4 codons; substituted 1 base at 1 genomic stop codon) yields the protein MAIHFQYPPRFSSLLLLLLLLLLLLISALFVVVVDSESDQLLLLPLRHSQSHSDSSAGHSVHQLLKASSLRSAARHGGPLRRRRRHPVRRGGGQVSVPLSPGSDYTLSLSVGPTTVSLFLDTGSDLVWFPCAPFACILCEGKPAPSPNPPPPRPPLAALNPACSSGAAPAHSALPLRPLRAAAGCPSXDIERPSAPPCPRLYYAYGDGSLLALLRRGPLSLGGXLLPNFTFACAHSALAEPLXVAGFGRGPSPSPPARPPLPSLSSRFSYCLVATSFRPDRLSSQPPHPRRDPHLIPSSTPAPPNPKHPTSTPSPSSHLPGPRPDPNPPELAAVDRAGNGGXVVDSGTTFTMLPTRPHPSSPPSSAPNVRRRFARSPGPSPEPARPCYHYPDTERPSXPGLVLHFKGNASVALPRRNYFMGFESESESAEEGGGRVGCLMVMNGGDGSDDDYGGPAGTLGNFQQQGFEVVYDLEQGRVGFARRRCTALWDSLSRG from the exons ATGGCGATCCATTTCCAATACCCACCGCGCTTCTCGTCCcttctcctgctgctgctgctgctgctgctgctgctaatcTCCGctctcttcgtcgtcgtcgtcgactccgaatccgaccaactcctcctcctccccctccgccacTCCCAGTCCCACTCCGACTCCTCCGCAGGTCACTCCGTACACCAGCTCCTCAAGGCATCCTCGCTCCGCTCCGCCGCGCGCCACGGCGGCcccctgcggcggcggcggcgccaccCCGTCCGGCGCGGCGGCGGGCAGGTGTCGGTCCCGCTCTCCCCCGGGAGCGACTACACGCTGTCGCTGTCGGTGGGGCCGACGACCGTGTCGCTGTTCCTGGACACGGGGAGCGACCTGGTGTGGTTCCCCTGCGCGCCCTTCGCCTGCATCCTCTGCGAGGGGAAGCCGGCCCCGAGCCCCAACCCTCCCCCTCCCCGCCCGCCGCTGGCTGCCCTCAACCCTGCCTGCTCGTCGGGGGCTGCTCCCGCCCACTCCGCCCTCCCGCTCCGACCTCTGCGCGCCGCCGCCGGCTGCCCCTC AGACATCGAACGTCCTTCCGCCCCGCCCTGCCCCCGCCTCTACTACGCCTACGGCGACGGCAgcctcctcgccctcctccgccgcggcccCCTCTCCCTCGGCG CTCTCCTCCCCAACTTCACCTTCGCCTGCGCCCACTCCGCCCTCGCCGAGCCCC GCGTCGCCGGCTTCGGCCGCGGCCCCTCTCCCTCCCCGCCCGCTCGCCCCCCtctcccctccctctcctcccgcTTCTCCTACTGCCTCGTCGCCACCTCCTTCCGCCCCGATCGCCTCTCCTCCCAGCCCCCTCATCCTCGCCGCGACCCTCACCTAATCCCTTCGTCTACACCCGCTCCTCCGAACCCTAAGCACCCTACTTCTACTCCGTCGCCCTCGAGTCATCTCCCTGGGCCCCGTCCGGATCCGAACCCGCCCGAACTCGCCGCCGTGGACCGGGCCGGGAACGGCG TGGTGGTCGACTCGGGCACCACCTTCACCATGCTCCCGACGAGACCCCATCCCTCCTCACCGCCGAGTTCCGCGCCAAATGTCCGCCGCCGGTTCGCCCGCTCGCCCGGACCGAGTCCCGAACCGGCTCGGCCGTGCTACCACTACCCAGACACGGAACGACCCTCCTAGCCCGGCCTGGTCCTCCACTTCAAGGGCAACGCCAGCGTGGCGCTGCCGCGGCGGAACTACTTCATGGGTTtcgagagcgagagcgagagcgcGGAAGAGGGGGGTGGTCGGGTCGGGTGCTTGATGGTGATGAACGGCGGAGATGGATCGGATGATGATTACGGTGGGCCCGCGGGCACGCTGGGGAATTTCCAGCAGCAGGGGTTCGAGGTGGTCTACGACTTGGAGCAGGGCCGGGTCGGGTTCGCGCGGCGGCGGTGCACCGCTCTCTGGGACTCGCTCTCCCGTGGGTAG